One genomic segment of Candidatus Methanomethylophilaceae archaeon includes these proteins:
- the cadA gene encoding cadmium-translocating P-type ATPase, translating to MAEVSALKRFNDLLAGLPMTIVGGLFLAASFILPRIGYPEGENLAWVCVFICGIPLLYLSVWRIIYNKGISKISSALLITIAMFAAIFIGDLFAAGEVAFIMEIGAILEDMTTERAKKGLRNLMALVPETGRKIVDGKEISVPVEDIRVGDIIRVIPGETVPVDGKVLSGETTMDQSVMTGESLPVDKSPGDTVYSGTVNRFGSIDIEVTKDGEDSSLQRLIRMVEDAENNQAKTQRIADKWASWLVPIAALIAVAAYFVTGEIVRAVTVLVVFCPCALVLATPTAIMAAIGQATKHGVIVKSGVALENMGAVDTIAFDKTGTLTEGRLKVSDIIAVPGVSESELLAAAASAERRSEHPIGRAIAAEAESRGMDVPECSGFRMQAGKGVQADVGGNVLRVGSQAFAFGDSAVPGDIQSALDRLRSEGKASVAVVSGGRPLGVIGLSDSIRPETARVISELNSMGVRTVLLTGDSAAAADYFASKAGVSEVKSELLPEDKLSCIAEMKEKSKVCMIGDGVNDAPALKSADVGVAMGAMGSDIAVEAADIALMTDDISKIPYLKWLSNSAVSTIKTAITISMCINFVAIIASVTGILNPTTGALVHNAGSCFVVALAALLYDRKYPGEKKSRPPVPQAAGNSSETAA from the coding sequence ATGGCTGAAGTCTCTGCGCTGAAACGTTTCAACGATCTGCTCGCGGGCCTCCCGATGACGATAGTCGGCGGGCTGTTCCTCGCGGCATCATTCATACTTCCGCGCATAGGATACCCGGAGGGAGAGAATCTCGCGTGGGTCTGCGTTTTCATATGCGGGATCCCGCTTCTGTACCTCTCGGTATGGCGCATAATCTACAACAAAGGGATCAGCAAGATCTCTTCGGCTCTTCTGATAACCATCGCCATGTTCGCCGCCATATTCATAGGCGATCTGTTCGCGGCGGGAGAGGTCGCGTTCATCATGGAGATCGGGGCTATCCTCGAGGACATGACCACGGAGAGGGCGAAGAAAGGCCTAAGGAACCTCATGGCGCTCGTTCCCGAGACCGGAAGGAAGATCGTGGACGGGAAAGAGATTTCCGTGCCGGTGGAGGACATCCGCGTCGGAGACATCATACGCGTGATCCCGGGGGAGACGGTCCCCGTCGACGGTAAGGTTCTGTCGGGGGAGACCACCATGGACCAGTCCGTGATGACCGGCGAGAGCCTTCCTGTGGACAAATCTCCCGGAGACACCGTTTACAGCGGCACCGTCAACAGGTTCGGATCCATCGACATCGAAGTGACGAAAGACGGGGAGGACAGCTCCCTACAGAGGCTCATACGCATGGTCGAGGATGCCGAGAACAATCAGGCCAAAACCCAGCGCATAGCGGACAAATGGGCGAGCTGGCTCGTGCCGATCGCCGCTCTGATAGCGGTCGCCGCGTATTTCGTCACGGGGGAGATCGTCCGCGCAGTCACCGTTCTGGTCGTATTCTGCCCGTGCGCCCTCGTTCTGGCCACACCGACCGCAATAATGGCCGCCATAGGCCAGGCCACGAAGCACGGCGTCATAGTGAAGTCGGGAGTGGCCCTCGAGAACATGGGCGCCGTTGACACCATAGCGTTCGACAAGACCGGCACGCTCACGGAAGGGAGGCTGAAAGTCAGCGATATCATCGCCGTCCCGGGGGTATCCGAGTCCGAGCTTCTGGCCGCGGCGGCCTCAGCCGAGCGTAGGAGCGAGCACCCGATCGGGAGAGCCATAGCCGCCGAAGCGGAAAGCCGCGGCATGGACGTCCCGGAATGCTCCGGTTTCAGGATGCAGGCCGGGAAAGGGGTCCAGGCGGACGTCGGCGGTAACGTTCTCCGCGTAGGGAGCCAGGCGTTCGCATTCGGGGATTCCGCTGTCCCGGGCGATATCCAGAGCGCACTGGACAGGCTCAGATCCGAAGGGAAAGCGTCCGTCGCGGTCGTGTCCGGCGGCAGGCCGCTGGGCGTGATCGGGCTTTCGGATTCCATCCGCCCCGAAACTGCCCGCGTGATATCGGAGCTGAACTCGATGGGCGTCAGGACCGTGCTCCTCACCGGCGACAGCGCCGCGGCTGCGGATTATTTCGCTTCCAAAGCAGGTGTTTCCGAGGTGAAATCGGAGCTCCTTCCCGAGGACAAGCTGTCATGCATAGCCGAGATGAAAGAAAAGTCAAAGGTATGCATGATCGGGGACGGAGTGAATGACGCCCCAGCTTTGAAATCCGCGGATGTGGGCGTCGCCATGGGCGCCATGGGAAGCGACATAGCCGTGGAAGCCGCGGACATCGCCCTGATGACGGACGACATATCGAAGATTCCCTATCTCAAGTGGCTCTCGAACTCCGCCGTCAGCACGATAAAGACGGCCATCACGATATCGATGTGCATCAATTTCGTCGCGATCATAGCGTCCGTGACCGGGATCCTTAACCCCACTACCGGCGCTCTGGTCCACAACGCGGGATCATGCTTCGTGGTCGCGCTGGCGGCGCTGCTGTACGACAGGAAATATCCCGGCGAGAAGAAGAGCAGGCCTCCTGTTCCGCAGGCCGCCGGGAACTCTTCCGAAACGGCGGCATGA
- a CDS encoding radical SAM protein: MIEEMECGSACSGKLAEGCEHCINGSKMVLLVTGKCPWGCEYCPVSLEKKGKDVIYANEARVYSDSEIIAEAEAMDATGTGITGGDPLSCMDRTLHMIRMLKEKFGPEHHIHLYTATIDLDKAKKLEEAGLDEIRFHPPRKMWTEMDGTMLAEIASQCRMDVGIEVPAIPGAADELCALMDYAEKIGIKFANINELEFSESNWDMMEANGYEVRDEISAAVLGSEETAREVMERCPGMSIHFCSSPFKDGVQLRRRLIRRAERICKDYQAITEDGTLVRGFVYAKDLDAAAEALRALGVEDDMMAVLDGKIEVAPWILEDIAEDLRFKCVISEQYPTADALEVERTPLN; the protein is encoded by the coding sequence ATGATCGAGGAGATGGAATGCGGATCGGCCTGCTCAGGAAAACTTGCCGAAGGCTGCGAGCACTGCATAAACGGCTCCAAAATGGTCCTTCTGGTCACTGGGAAGTGCCCATGGGGATGCGAATACTGCCCGGTATCCCTGGAGAAGAAGGGGAAAGACGTCATCTACGCCAACGAAGCGAGAGTGTACTCAGACTCCGAGATAATCGCCGAGGCGGAGGCCATGGACGCCACAGGAACCGGGATCACCGGCGGAGACCCGCTGTCATGCATGGATCGCACTTTGCATATGATCCGCATGCTTAAGGAGAAGTTCGGGCCGGAGCACCACATCCACCTTTATACCGCGACCATCGACCTGGACAAAGCCAAAAAGCTGGAGGAGGCCGGTTTGGATGAGATCCGCTTCCACCCGCCCAGAAAGATGTGGACGGAAATGGATGGCACCATGCTCGCGGAGATCGCGTCCCAATGCAGGATGGACGTCGGTATCGAGGTCCCGGCGATCCCCGGCGCCGCCGACGAGCTCTGCGCCCTGATGGATTACGCGGAAAAAATAGGGATAAAATTCGCCAACATCAACGAGCTCGAATTCTCGGAGAGCAACTGGGACATGATGGAAGCCAACGGTTACGAGGTCAGGGACGAAATCTCCGCCGCCGTCCTCGGGTCCGAGGAAACCGCCAGGGAAGTCATGGAGAGATGCCCCGGCATGAGCATCCATTTCTGCTCCTCGCCGTTCAAGGACGGAGTCCAGCTCAGGAGGAGGCTCATCCGCCGCGCAGAGCGCATCTGCAAGGACTACCAGGCCATCACAGAGGACGGAACCCTTGTGCGCGGCTTCGTCTACGCCAAAGACCTTGATGCCGCCGCAGAAGCCCTCAGAGCCCTGGGCGTCGAAGACGATATGATGGCCGTTCTGGACGGCAAGATCGAGGTGGCCCCGTGGATACTGGAGGATATCGCCGAGGATCTGAGATTCAAATGCGTGATTTCCGAGCAGTATCCGACCGCGGACGCACTGGAAGTCGAGAGAACCCCGTTGAACTGA
- a CDS encoding TetR/AcrR family transcriptional regulator yields the protein MDRRQSKTRKAVFNAFVELLSEKGYSNITIQDIITRADIGRSTFYSHFQTKDDLLNALCESIFDHAFSESATKEETHDFSGRKDLKDELTHILYHLDESRGYVEGILASESGDVFMRCFRDHLREVFEKEIKKAPDGIPIEYAIERCAWDFSETVRWWMSHGDYSPEEVVGFFWHYIG from the coding sequence ATGGATCGCCGCCAATCCAAAACCAGAAAAGCCGTCTTCAACGCTTTCGTTGAGCTCCTGAGCGAGAAAGGGTATTCGAACATAACCATACAGGACATAATCACTCGCGCCGACATCGGAAGGAGCACGTTCTACTCCCATTTCCAGACCAAGGATGACCTCTTGAATGCCCTTTGCGAAAGCATATTCGACCATGCGTTCTCGGAGAGCGCCACCAAGGAAGAAACCCATGATTTCTCCGGCCGCAAAGACCTCAAGGACGAGCTTACCCACATCCTGTATCATCTGGACGAAAGCAGAGGGTACGTGGAAGGCATCCTGGCCAGCGAAAGCGGGGATGTCTTCATGCGCTGTTTCAGAGACCATCTCAGAGAAGTGTTCGAAAAAGAGATTAAAAAGGCGCCCGACGGCATACCCATCGAATACGCCATAGAAAGATGCGCATGGGACTTCTCGGAAACCGTGCGCTGGTGGATGTCCCACGGCGACTATTCGCCCGAAGAGGTCGTCGGTTTCTTCTGGCACTATATAGGATGA
- the gatE gene encoding Glu-tRNA(Gln) amidotransferase subunit GatE: MSEEYEMMCGIEIHQQLDTKKLFCSCDSRLCEEGFGDIYRRLRPTTSEMGEIDRAALAQFQRHMGYRYQCCEGTSCLVELDEEPPHDVNDDALTIALTFSEMLGANIIDEVHFMRKIVVDGSNTSGFQRTALISTDGSVSVGDRKISILSVCLEEDACRRVETKSDEVVWRTDRLGIPLIEVATGPDMRTPEEVMEVAYRLGTLLRATKRVKRGLGTIRQDLNISIPGGARIELKGVGDLKLIPDYVRNEVSRQKMLLRVKDILSKRGTKPADFEIVDATSVFDGCESKVIKGALSDKGKVLAVRLPGFAGVMNGDGGTLRLGAEMAQRARTKGVKGIFHSDELPNYGIEQVYVGKLREFLGVSGENDAFVICAAKEKKARDALEMAVSRANEALEGVPEETRDPLPDGTTKYSRPLPGAARMYPETDVPPTLITDVMMKDIRDSMPEFPEQIEARLVRDYGINVQQARQIVRQSQDEVFERIAADKGMASVAATTLLNTFSEMERGGADVSAISDDSLAHAFDLLKEGKFAKEALPALLGEMAKGTSAEDSIGKLGLEAVDEGEAAAIIEGIVNERADFVRSKGMAAVGPLMGPVMGALKGRLDGKQVNKLLTEAIQKLLG; encoded by the coding sequence ATGAGCGAAGAGTACGAGATGATGTGCGGGATCGAGATCCACCAGCAGCTGGACACCAAGAAGCTGTTCTGCTCCTGCGACTCCAGGCTCTGCGAGGAAGGATTCGGGGACATTTACAGAAGGCTAAGGCCGACTACCTCGGAGATGGGAGAGATCGACCGCGCCGCTCTGGCCCAGTTCCAGAGGCATATGGGATACAGATACCAGTGCTGCGAGGGGACCAGCTGTTTGGTCGAGCTGGATGAGGAGCCTCCGCACGACGTCAACGACGACGCTCTGACTATCGCCCTGACTTTCTCGGAGATGCTGGGTGCCAACATCATAGACGAGGTTCACTTCATGAGGAAGATCGTCGTCGATGGTTCCAACACCTCCGGTTTCCAGAGGACCGCTCTGATATCCACCGACGGTTCTGTCTCGGTAGGCGACAGGAAAATCTCCATACTTTCCGTGTGCCTGGAGGAGGACGCGTGCCGCAGGGTAGAGACGAAATCGGACGAGGTCGTCTGGAGGACCGACCGTCTGGGAATTCCTCTCATCGAAGTGGCCACCGGCCCCGACATGAGGACTCCCGAGGAAGTCATGGAAGTCGCATACAGGCTCGGGACGCTTCTGAGGGCCACCAAGAGGGTCAAGAGAGGTCTGGGAACCATCAGGCAGGACCTTAACATCTCCATCCCCGGAGGGGCCCGCATCGAGCTCAAAGGGGTCGGGGATCTCAAGCTCATCCCGGATTACGTCAGGAACGAGGTCAGCAGGCAGAAGATGCTCCTCAGGGTCAAAGATATTCTGAGCAAAAGAGGGACGAAGCCTGCGGATTTCGAGATTGTGGATGCCACGTCTGTGTTCGACGGGTGCGAATCCAAGGTGATCAAAGGCGCCCTTTCGGACAAGGGCAAAGTCCTCGCCGTGCGCCTGCCGGGATTCGCCGGCGTCATGAACGGCGACGGAGGGACCCTCAGGCTCGGGGCCGAGATGGCCCAGCGCGCCCGCACCAAAGGCGTCAAAGGAATCTTCCATTCCGATGAGCTTCCCAACTACGGCATTGAGCAGGTCTATGTCGGCAAGCTGAGGGAGTTCCTCGGCGTCAGCGGGGAGAACGACGCGTTCGTAATCTGCGCAGCCAAAGAGAAGAAGGCCAGAGACGCGCTGGAGATGGCCGTCAGCAGGGCCAACGAAGCTTTGGAAGGCGTGCCTGAAGAGACAAGGGACCCGCTTCCGGACGGGACCACAAAGTATTCCAGGCCGCTCCCGGGGGCGGCCAGGATGTATCCTGAGACCGATGTTCCTCCCACGCTCATAACCGATGTTATGATGAAGGACATCAGGGACAGCATGCCCGAGTTCCCGGAGCAGATCGAGGCCCGTCTGGTGCGCGATTACGGCATAAATGTCCAGCAAGCCAGGCAGATAGTCAGGCAGAGCCAGGACGAGGTCTTCGAGAGGATAGCCGCGGACAAGGGGATGGCATCCGTGGCCGCCACGACTTTGCTCAACACGTTCAGCGAGATGGAGCGCGGCGGGGCCGACGTATCCGCGATCTCCGACGACTCTCTCGCCCACGCCTTCGATCTTCTGAAGGAGGGCAAGTTCGCCAAGGAAGCTCTTCCGGCGTTATTGGGCGAGATGGCCAAGGGAACTTCAGCCGAGGATTCGATAGGAAAGCTCGGTCTGGAGGCCGTAGACGAGGGCGAAGCCGCGGCTATAATCGAAGGCATCGTCAATGAGAGGGCGGATTTCGTCCGCTCCAAGGGCATGGCCGCCGTCGGCCCGCTTATGGGCCCCGTCATGGGAGCTCTCAAAGGCAGGCTGGACGGAAAGCAGGTCAACAAGCTGCTGACCGAGGCAATACAGAAACTTTTGGGATGA
- the hypB gene encoding hydrogenase nickel incorporation protein HypB, with the protein MHIVQPGMEIDVLKENNKIANENWRLMKSHGVKSVDFMGSIGAGKTALIIKLAEKLRAKGIRVCAIAGDVTGNDDFSRFERSGMEAVNCNTSKECHLDARLIRKSLAGMNLDDFDVVFIENVGNLVCPADFPLGTDYRAVVVSTTEGDDMVRKHHDIFLHSDIAILNKIDIAYAVDVDPETIVEDYNKLTGGLKKMYKCSVKKDEGIDEILAALGF; encoded by the coding sequence ATGCATATAGTCCAACCGGGGATGGAAATAGACGTCCTCAAGGAGAACAACAAAATCGCCAACGAGAATTGGCGCCTGATGAAGAGCCACGGCGTGAAATCAGTGGATTTCATGGGTTCGATAGGCGCCGGAAAAACCGCTCTGATCATAAAGCTGGCCGAGAAACTCAGGGCGAAAGGGATCCGCGTCTGCGCCATAGCCGGCGACGTCACCGGAAACGACGATTTCTCCAGGTTCGAGAGGTCCGGGATGGAAGCCGTCAACTGCAACACCAGCAAGGAATGCCATCTGGACGCGCGCCTCATCAGGAAATCCCTGGCCGGAATGAATCTCGACGATTTCGACGTAGTCTTCATAGAGAACGTCGGGAATCTGGTGTGCCCCGCGGATTTCCCGTTGGGAACGGATTACAGGGCAGTCGTCGTCTCCACAACCGAGGGCGATGACATGGTGCGCAAGCATCACGACATCTTCCTCCATTCGGACATCGCGATCCTCAACAAGATCGACATCGCATACGCGGTGGACGTGGATCCGGAGACCATCGTCGAAGATTACAACAAACTCACCGGAGGGCTGAAGAAGATGTACAAGTGCAGCGTCAAGAAAGACGAAGGCATCGACGAGATCCTTGCCGCGTTGGGGTTCTGA
- the purD gene encoding phosphoribosylamine--glycine ligase has product MKFLTVGGGGREHAAVEALRRSGAEIYAAMKNANPGIIAASKKHILCDEKDFAKICAFAKENGVEYAFIGPEAPLEAGIVDALEKEGIKCAAPTKAAARIETSKTFMRELVKKYGIEGNLGFAHFDNAADAEKYLKTIDHEIVVKPVGLTGGKGVKVQGEHLHSFEDTMGYIREIFDNNIGGAGVILEERAIGEEFTQMVFVDGKTIVPLPLVQDHKRAYEGDVGPNTGGMGSYTDSNHLLPFITESERREALAILQSIVDAMAKEGCPYRGTMYGQFMLTVSGPKIIEINARFGDPEAMNVLPILKTGFGDICRMMATGTLSGNVEFERKATVCKYVVPRGYGVKSESGHEISVDEEAIRRCGATVYYANVDVKDGKLVTGTSRSVGVIGIADTLEEAESNCEKALEYVICDAIAVRHDIGTRALIQKRVDHMKALRSA; this is encoded by the coding sequence ATGAAATTCCTTACAGTGGGAGGAGGCGGAAGGGAGCACGCAGCGGTGGAAGCCCTTCGCAGATCCGGCGCGGAGATCTATGCGGCTATGAAGAACGCCAACCCCGGCATAATCGCCGCCTCGAAGAAGCACATACTGTGCGATGAAAAGGACTTCGCCAAGATCTGCGCTTTCGCGAAGGAGAACGGAGTCGAATACGCTTTCATCGGCCCGGAAGCCCCGTTGGAAGCGGGAATCGTGGATGCCTTGGAAAAGGAAGGGATAAAATGCGCCGCCCCGACCAAAGCCGCCGCGAGGATCGAGACCTCAAAGACCTTCATGAGGGAGCTCGTCAAGAAATACGGCATCGAGGGGAACCTCGGTTTCGCCCATTTCGATAACGCCGCCGACGCCGAGAAGTATCTGAAGACCATAGACCACGAAATCGTCGTGAAACCGGTGGGTCTCACCGGCGGAAAAGGGGTGAAGGTCCAGGGAGAGCACCTCCACAGCTTCGAGGACACCATGGGCTACATCCGCGAGATATTCGACAACAACATCGGCGGCGCCGGAGTGATCCTGGAGGAGAGGGCGATCGGCGAGGAATTCACCCAGATGGTGTTCGTAGATGGAAAGACTATAGTGCCGCTTCCGCTGGTCCAGGACCACAAAAGAGCGTACGAAGGAGACGTAGGGCCCAACACCGGCGGCATGGGCTCTTACACCGATTCGAACCATCTTCTCCCGTTCATAACCGAATCCGAAAGGCGCGAAGCACTCGCCATCCTGCAGAGCATAGTCGATGCGATGGCAAAAGAGGGATGCCCCTACCGCGGGACCATGTACGGGCAGTTCATGCTGACCGTCAGCGGGCCCAAAATCATCGAGATCAACGCCAGATTCGGGGACCCGGAGGCCATGAACGTACTCCCGATCCTCAAAACCGGGTTCGGGGACATCTGCAGGATGATGGCCACAGGAACCCTGAGCGGAAACGTGGAGTTCGAGAGGAAAGCCACAGTCTGCAAATACGTCGTGCCGAGAGGATATGGCGTGAAATCAGAGTCCGGGCATGAGATTTCCGTTGACGAAGAGGCCATCAGGAGATGCGGCGCCACGGTCTACTATGCCAACGTCGACGTGAAGGATGGAAAGCTGGTTACCGGCACGTCCAGATCCGTGGGCGTCATCGGCATCGCTGACACCCTCGAAGAGGCGGAATCCAACTGCGAAAAGGCTTTGGAATACGTCATATGCGACGCGATAGCGGTCCGCCACGACATCGGCACCCGCGCCCTCATCCAGAAAAGAGTGGACCACATGAAGGCGCTCAGATCCGCATGA
- a CDS encoding leucine-rich repeat protein: MKDEMHRISMADCTQMVAIVSVMALFAIIGCVLLASEQVFADNDSSESLRVSSLASNSDDTYAIIEVTISGEIKAFTYTAGKPITIEPNIDREIDRGGIKYVLKGFKLNEKEFNFVGYVPKAGTTIQVEACYDVACVITLNYVSGKTDLSAVNYGSYSSSHTYYAYLGEDCYAHVLTNDEQARWFNPSIGYNYTFKGWFDKDGNPWDWKATGNMTLNADYDSDLFPSYSPVLITKDSVKDPIFFNATTDDDGNLVCVYYIGTATDVLLGTYWEAYNSGGFSRSESESETEIRSVSTYVTHSIETSDRFKISNTHEITEYERALISGNVDEPVSSGANRIADTGGIDISEISSGLSSIGAIVSCIPGTQVAGMAISGVGGIIELANYVKNTMDTGVKERWERIIDSTDVDKFESHEKRTSIVKTQEFKYAPVGSYLVYGVFGGVDYYQMEKYSPNGDYLGTSITYTTFDAHDAYYSAYCPNSPDTGANEFRVDVIKTFDISKEKMEKDLKKFMDGRDSIIVVDDALLRDFNGLSQKIAVNAVMDPSIESIETGEFKNCASLVSIVMPSVKHISGYAFSECGSLKSVTMPVIESIDDGAFSSCPNLIANSGIKLNKGDVVLQKSESISLTVLNGSSEEYKGKIIWNSSNPKIVTVSDGEITAKSGGSTTVSAYTQDGKIAICNVNVDFPESEEDSKSDDDSKDIWYWVIMIAGIIVGILLCIFPPYGTIVGIVLLVAIALNYFGIIHLF, from the coding sequence ATGAAAGATGAAATGCATAGAATTTCTATGGCCGATTGCACTCAGATGGTTGCAATAGTGTCTGTTATGGCATTATTTGCAATTATTGGGTGTGTATTGCTTGCTTCTGAACAAGTTTTTGCTGATAATGACAGCAGTGAGAGTTTGAGAGTCTCATCTTTAGCATCTAATTCGGATGATACGTACGCTATTATTGAAGTAACTATAAGCGGCGAGATCAAAGCATTCACATATACCGCTGGAAAACCGATAACTATCGAGCCCAATATTGATCGGGAGATAGATCGTGGTGGTATCAAATATGTTCTTAAAGGTTTTAAGCTGAATGAAAAAGAATTCAATTTCGTCGGATATGTTCCGAAAGCAGGCACTACAATTCAAGTTGAAGCGTGTTATGATGTAGCTTGCGTTATAACTCTTAATTATGTGTCGGGAAAGACGGATCTTTCAGCTGTCAATTATGGGAGCTATTCGAGCAGTCATACTTATTATGCATACTTGGGGGAGGATTGTTATGCCCATGTACTGACAAATGATGAACAAGCAAGGTGGTTTAATCCGAGTATCGGTTATAATTATACTTTTAAAGGATGGTTTGACAAAGACGGCAATCCTTGGGATTGGAAAGCTACCGGCAACATGACTTTAAACGCCGATTATGACTCCGATTTGTTCCCATCATACAGTCCCGTTCTGATAACTAAAGATTCTGTGAAAGATCCAATATTTTTCAATGCAACAACTGATGACGATGGAAATCTAGTCTGTGTGTATTACATTGGAACAGCAACCGATGTTCTTTTGGGAACGTATTGGGAAGCTTACAATTCTGGCGGTTTCTCTCGTTCAGAATCTGAGAGTGAGACAGAGATTCGTTCAGTTTCAACATACGTGACTCATAGTATCGAGACATCTGATCGTTTTAAGATATCCAATACACACGAGATCACTGAATATGAACGCGCTCTAATTAGTGGCAATGTGGACGAACCTGTCTCTTCAGGAGCCAATCGTATTGCTGATACTGGAGGAATTGACATCTCTGAAATATCTTCAGGATTATCTTCTATTGGAGCCATTGTATCTTGTATTCCAGGTACACAGGTTGCTGGAATGGCAATTTCAGGCGTCGGCGGCATAATAGAACTAGCAAATTATGTCAAAAATACTATGGACACAGGTGTCAAAGAGAGATGGGAGCGTATAATTGACTCAACCGATGTTGATAAATTTGAGAGTCACGAAAAAAGGACTAGCATCGTCAAGACTCAGGAGTTTAAGTATGCACCTGTTGGAAGCTATCTTGTGTACGGGGTATTCGGGGGAGTCGATTATTATCAGATGGAGAAGTATAGCCCTAATGGGGACTATCTCGGTACAAGTATTACGTATACCACTTTCGATGCTCATGACGCATATTATTCGGCTTACTGCCCGAACTCTCCAGATACCGGTGCAAATGAATTCAGGGTAGATGTTATCAAAACGTTTGACATCTCTAAGGAAAAGATGGAGAAAGATCTCAAAAAATTCATGGACGGAAGAGACAGTATTATTGTCGTCGATGATGCTCTTTTGAGGGATTTCAATGGGTTGTCGCAGAAAATAGCTGTTAATGCAGTTATGGATCCATCTATCGAATCAATAGAAACTGGTGAGTTCAAGAATTGCGCATCGCTCGTTTCAATCGTGATGCCCTCTGTTAAACATATAAGTGGATACGCTTTTTCAGAATGCGGCTCACTTAAATCGGTTACGATGCCTGTTATTGAGTCCATAGATGATGGAGCATTTAGCAGTTGTCCGAATCTCATCGCAAACAGTGGAATCAAACTGAATAAGGGTGATGTTGTTTTACAAAAGAGTGAATCTATTTCGTTGACTGTTCTTAATGGTTCTTCGGAAGAATACAAAGGCAAAATAATCTGGAATAGTTCGAATCCGAAAATTGTAACGGTATCTGACGGTGAAATTACTGCTAAAAGTGGTGGAAGCACAACAGTGTCTGCGTATACTCAGGATGGAAAGATTGCAATATGTAATGTCAATGTAGATTTTCCTGAAAGTGAGGAAGATTCGAAATCCGATGATGACTCTAAAGACATATGGTACTGGGTCATTATGATAGCAGGAATTATAGTTGGAATACTGTTGTGTATATTCCCTCCCTATGGAACTATTGTTGGAATTGTTCTTTTGGTAGCTATCGCATTGAACTATTTCGGGATAATACATCTGTTTTGA
- the pyrF gene encoding orotidine-5'-phosphate decarboxylase: MKKESRLVLALDETDGEKALAVAGKVADIVDAIKINWPLVLSEGPQMINRLSELSEVICDFKVADIPNTVRLIVENAVSRGASAVIVHAFTGDDSLRAAVEAAGGAEIYAVTEMSHPGAKMFTALHAEEMARLGAECGAKGFIAPATRPDRIAAIRAVIGPDRKILSPGVGAQGGKASDAIRAGADYAIVGRAIYGADDPREAAKLYADDMLGLRSPRPTRCKRFPSPFSYYIIFHAKTYLYRSLNEPLF; the protein is encoded by the coding sequence ATGAAGAAAGAGAGCAGGCTGGTCCTCGCCTTGGACGAGACGGACGGGGAGAAAGCTTTGGCAGTCGCCGGGAAGGTGGCCGATATCGTCGACGCGATAAAGATCAATTGGCCTCTGGTCCTTTCCGAAGGCCCGCAGATGATCAACCGCCTTTCCGAACTGTCCGAAGTCATATGCGATTTCAAGGTGGCCGACATACCCAACACTGTCAGGCTGATCGTCGAGAACGCCGTTTCCAGGGGCGCGTCCGCCGTGATAGTGCACGCGTTCACCGGAGACGATTCTTTGAGGGCGGCGGTCGAGGCGGCCGGAGGGGCGGAAATCTATGCCGTCACCGAGATGAGCCATCCAGGGGCCAAAATGTTCACCGCTCTCCATGCGGAAGAGATGGCGAGGCTCGGGGCCGAATGCGGGGCAAAAGGATTCATCGCGCCCGCAACGCGCCCGGACAGGATTGCTGCCATCCGTGCGGTAATAGGTCCGGACAGGAAGATTCTGTCCCCGGGCGTCGGCGCCCAGGGAGGCAAAGCTTCCGATGCGATACGCGCAGGCGCGGATTATGCCATAGTCGGCAGGGCGATATATGGGGCTGATGACCCCCGCGAAGCGGCGAAGCTTTACGCCGACGACATGCTCGGATTGCGATCGCCCAGACCGACCCGCTGCAAACGATTTCCCTCCCCCTTCTCTTATTATATAATATTTCATGCTAAAACTTATTTATACAGGTCGCTCAATGAACCGCTGTTCTAA